The Muntiacus reevesi chromosome 5, mMunRee1.1, whole genome shotgun sequence genome segment CCATAAGAATAAAAGTAGACATCACTTTAGGGAAACTAAGGTGACAAGACTTGTATCTGCTGAGACTTGAACATAGTAGTGGTTTTGCTGCCTGTCCAGACAATAGAAGACCAGCTTGGTGGAAACCTCAGCATGTTCCATCCACCAAGCCCATTGAGGATGGATCTCTCCTATTTACTGGTGGGAATTTGTTAAGCCTTACTTCATTCAATTTTCCTCTCCACTGCCTCGAAGAGAGGAGATGGCATTGaactatatgtgtgtatgtttttttgTGCATacatttggtaaaaaaaaaaaaaaaacccacccactTGTTTTGAAGAAAAACATATCTGCTTCTAGTGGTATTATATTCAGATGGACAAACACCTgtaaaaagataattacaatataATGTGATACATGCTACAGTAGAAGAAAATACCAATGGGATGTAAAACAGTCTCATAAAATCAGATTCTGCTTTCTTCGGGACCAGTAAgtaatagaataggaaaaagaaggagACAATGGGTCCAAGCAGAGTAAGAAGTAGAGATGAAAGGTTATAATTGTACCAACAACAAAATAAGTGTTCTCAGGTGTGATGGATGGCATTTCACTCTGCACGTACACAGATACTTTTCTGTCACATGCTGAAGCTCTATAATGAGCTCCAATTCCAAAGGAAGATTTCATTAAGCAGGAAATATCACCTCACTGGTGCTAATTTCCATAAATTAGCTTTCCATAGAAAATAATGAAGGGTTTAGAATTGGAAGGAAAATCAAAAGCTCTCCACCCcattttaacttatatgaagagcacatcatatgaaatgttgggctggatgaagcacaagctggaatcaagattgccgggagaaatatcaataacttcagataagcagatgacaccaactcatggcagaaagtgatgaggaactaaaaagcctcctgatgaaggtgaaagaaggaagagagtgaaaagcttgtttaaaactcaacattcaaaaaatgaagatcatggcatctagccccatcatttcatggcaaatagatggggaaacagtgatagactttattttcttgggctccaaaatgactgcagatggtgactgaaatgaaaagatgcattGATGATTAAAAGATGATTtaaggatgaaattaaaagatgcttgctccttggaagaaaacctgtgacaaacttagatagcatattaaaaagcagagacattactttgccaacaaagatctgtctagtcaaagctacagtttttctactagtcatgtatggatatgagagttggactataaagaaagctgagtgccaaaaaattaatgctttttgaactgtggtgttgaagaagattcttgagagtctcctggactgcaaggagatccaaccagtcaatcctaaaggaaatcaatcttgaatattcattggaaggaccgatgtttaAGCTGAAgagtcaatactttggccacctaatgcaaagaattgactcattagagaagaccctgatgctgggaaagattgaaggcaggagaaggggacaacaggatgagatgtttggatggtatcactgactcaatggataagagtttgagcaagctttgggagatggtgaaggacagagaggcctggcatgctgcagtccatgggctcacaaagagtcttttaattaaaaataatagaaaactatATAATATGCAAAGAGAAGTAAACCCTCTTTACTCTTAACTTAAGCACAATGATATATAACATACCTAAAGTCCAGGCAATAGGATTGTGCACTAACTTTTCTCTCTCCACAGACAGGTGGAAATTCTTAATTGTGTTGGGAAAGAGGAGACTCTCTTCCCTGGACTGGTCTGGGTAACTTTATATGTGTTCACCTTCCTCTGCTGGTTTCTTCTATGTGGCATATTCTGTACAAAGATTGTTTCACATACTTGGGCCTTTCTTCTCAGTCTTTATCCGTGGATTAGGTTAATGTTCAAGAGAGCCCTAATCAATGTTTTGTAACCTTAATTTATCATAAAATTTAACATAGATGCATAAATAAAAGGGTATAAGGTATATAATTCACACATCTTAATACAATGAACAGTATGCAACCAACATGCAGATCTATAAAAAGACTACTGCCAGTAGCCCAGAGACGTCTGTGAGTTCTATTCTTCCATTCTCCATCTGGTCTCTACTGCAATCTTTTTCTGGCTTTGCTTATACCTTCCTCATCTACATAGGGCCTCACTGTCATCTGCATCAAAGCCTacacaaaggcaaagaaaatccAGAAAGGGCACACCTTGACCCTAGAATGGTGCTGACTACTTAGCACAGATGCGTGCCATATTTCACTGGGAGAGAGACGGAGAAATGTATATTCTAGAAGAAGAGGTGAACAGCTATCAgttttggccacactgggctAATCATGAATCTCATTGGTTTGAAGGTTAAATAAGATGTTGAAAGTAAGAATTTAGTGCTGAGCTGAACCTGGTGAAACACTTACATCAATATTGAATACTATAGGCTGACTTTATGTGTTTCCATTTATTGCAAAGGCATTTCACTAtatcaaatgaaaagatgctcacacaTTCTAAATTGGGCAATAAAGATgctaaatatgaaatataaaagagagtttctggatatttttcttatttgagtaTGTTGCCCTTATTTATGCTCAGAGGCATTTTTATTCACTAAAATTGCTGTTCGTGTTTGCTGATTTTTTAAGTATAGTAAATTTTgtacaataattttaaaacaaccaCAAGAGGTTTAGAATCAAAACACCCAAGACCTAGTCACAGCTGTACCACTTATTAACTGTGATTTGGAACAAGCCATGAACATATCTGGGAATTAGTTTCATAATCTAGGAGATGgacgttttccagtcctatggccactgctgactttttcaaatttgctaattgactgagtgcagcactttcacagcatcatattttaggacttgatatagctcaattggaattccatcacctccactagctttgtttgtagtgatgctttctaagacccatttgactttgcattccaggatgtctggctctaggtgagtgatcacaccactatGGCTATATGAGTCATGAagaattttttgtacagttcttctgtgtattcttgccacctctacttaatatcttctgcttctatttggTCCATGcgatttctgttctttattgtgcccatctttccatgacaTGTtctcttggcatctctaattttcttaaagagatctccagtctttctcattctgttgttttcctctagttctttgcattgatcactgaggaaggctttcatatctctccttgctattctttggaatgctgcattcaatgggtgtttctttccttttctcctttgccttttgcttctcttctttcctcagctgtatgtaaggcctcctcagacaaccattttgccttttttcatttctttttcttgaagatggtcttaatcactgcctcctgtacaatatcatgagcctccatccatagttcttcaggcattctatcagatctaaccccttgaatctatacttccacagtataatcgtaagggatttgatttaggtcatacctgaatggtctagtggttttccctcttttcttcagtttaagtccgAATTTGgtaataagcagttcatgatctgagccacagtcagctcccagtattgtttttgatgactgtgtaGAGTTTCTCCATGTTTGGCAGCACaggatataatcagtctgatttcagcattgaccatctggtgatgtccatgtgtagagtcttctcttgtgttgttggaagagggtgtttgctatgaccagtgcattctcttggcaaaactctattagcctttgtcctgcttcattttgtactccaaggccaaatttgcctgttactccaggtatttcttgacttcatacttttgcattccagtcccctataaggaaaaggacatctttttttgggtgttagttctaaaagtatTGTAGGTCTTCACTGAACCattccttcagcttcttcagcattactgattggggcatagacttggattactgtgatattgaatggtttgccttgaaaatgaagagaaatcattctgtcatttttgagatttcatccaagtactgcatttcagactgttttgttgactatcagGGCTACTTCaatttttctaagggattcttacccacagtagtagatacaatggtcatctgagttaaattcacccattccagtccattttagttcactaattcctaaaatgtcgatattcactcttgctatctcctgtttgatcactttcaatttaccttgattcacagacctaacactccaggttcctatccaatattgttctttacaaaaCTGCATTTTACTTcaatcaccaatcacatccaaaactgggtattatttttgctttggctccatctcttcatttctctattgttctccagtaccatattgggcacctaccaacctgggaaggtcatctttcagtgtcctatcctttcgacttttcatactgttcatggggttctcaaggcaagaatactgaatcccaaagaaaggcaatgccaaagaaagttcaaactaccgcacaactgcacacatctcacacaccagtaaagtaatgctcaaaattctccaagccaggcttcaacggtacatgagccacgaacttccagatgttcaagccggatttagaaaagacagaggaagcagagatcaatttgccaacatagactggatcatcaaaacaggaagagcgttccagaaaaacatccacttctgctttattgactatgccaaagactttgactgtgtggatcacaacaaactgtggaaaattcttcaagagatgggaataccaaactactttacctgcctcctgagaaatctgtatgcaagtcaagaagcaacagaactgtatatagtacaacagactggttccaaatcaggaaaggagtacatcaagagtGTACATTGTCaacttgcttttttaacttacatacagaatacatcatgcaaaatggcgGGCTGAATGAAGCAAAAACTAGAATCAAGTTtccaaagagaaatattaataacctcagatatgcagatgacaccatccttatggcagaaagtgaagaggatctaaacagcctcttgatgaaagtgaaagaggagagtgaaatgactggcttaaaactcaacactcagaaaattaagatcctggcatccagtcccacaacttcatgccaaatagatggagaaacaatggaaacagtgagagactttaagttttggggctccaaaaccactgctgtttgtgactgcagccatgaaattaaaagattctgcttgctccttggaagaaaagctatgaccaacctagacagcatattaaaaagcagagacattactttacctacaaatgtccgtctagtcaaagctatgatttttctgatagtcatgtttggatgtgagaattggactataaagaaagctgagcactgaagtattgatgcttttgtactgtgatgttggagaagattcttgagagtcccttggactgcaaggagatccaaccagtccatcccaaagaaaatcagtcctgaatattcattggaaggactgatgctgaagctgaaactccaagactgtggccacctgatgtgaagaattgactcattggaaataaccctgatgctaggaatgatTGAAGACTGAGGAGAAGAGTACAAGAGAGGATGGGATGCTTGGATGGCACAACCAACTCCaagaacgtgagtttgagtaagctttgggaatttgtgatggcatgctgcagtctatgtgatcacaaaaagtcagacacaactgagcaactgacctgaactgagaaGATGGAAGCCAAGTTCCCCTTTCCTATTTACCTCAAAGTTCTCCCAGGAGTTACACATATACTGACAGAAGTAATAGTAAAGAGAAAAGTACAACACTAGTTCTAAGAGCAATGGTAACACTCTATTCATTCTCTTTATTATTAGTAGAAGTGGATTAATTCAGCTTGATGTCAGAGAGAATTTAAATATCCAAGGTGACTCCATTGTCCTACCACTCACTGAGGGACCTGGAAATTCCACCCTCAGAATGTAaaacttccccacccagagaggaATTCTAAGATACAAAGGTATATATTTTGTACAGCAAAGCCTTGCATATAAACCACCTACTTCATCTGAAGCTAAAATGAATATACAATGAAATGTCATAAAGATGGAGAAAACACCAAGTGTGCCAGACTAAGGGAAAAATGGCATGTCTATCTTCAACATGGGCATTTGCTGACATAATCACTTTTGGGGAATAATTGTAACCATGTAAGATCTATTTTTGGATCTACCCACATGTAGAATATAagtctgttgtttagtcactacatcATGACCAACACTTTGGGGCCCCATTGACTGTAGTAACCGGGTTCCTCTGATATGGGatttccaaagcaagaatactggagtgttttgccaaagcctactatatagaaaatgaaaatttaaatgtataccTATCTCTtacatttcttcatttgtgtGTGCTAGACTCTTCACAGTTACAAAATGTGTGTggtgttttattctgtttttcttttacataaacAATGAATAGTTGAAgcaataattattatttcttcctgAAATCAGCAAGCATTTCTAGTTCAACCCTTGTTCTTAGGAGGTGAAAACAGGAACCAAGTACCTGGAAGTGCTTGCAAAGATGGCAAGTGCATTGCATGCTCCCAGTAGGTTTTAGGCAATAATTTCACAAAACACAAGATTTGAAGGCAATCTTtgtatgtctgtctctgtgtgtgcttgTTTGTAGGGAGGTTGTGTAAAAGAGTGGAGGATGCAATGAAAACAATTAGtaaattttctttctgctttctatAATTGCCTAGAGAGTCCATGCTTTCACACTGAATTGGGTGGAAAAAAgaagtgttagtgactcagtcatgtccgactctaagACCTGATGGATAAGCCTGCCAGGCTtatctatccatggaattctccagacaagattattggaatgggttgcatttccttctccagggaatcttcccaatccaaggatcaaactcattataatctgagccaccagagaagctctccTATTACACAGACACAGGAGAAACTTGACTTGCCTGTTTAACTCTCAGCTGTAAAATTTCAAtagaattatattttctctcataATTTCTTTAGTACATaacacaaaaaagcaaacacTATAAAGGATAGCTCTGGGTTATACATGTAAACACTCTACGTTGATTCCCCCCTTTTTTTAGTGAGGTCCAAATAAatacttggtggctcagatggtaaagaatctgcctgcaatgcaggagatgtaggttcaatccttggatcgggaagatctctagaggagggcatggtaacccactccagtattcttgcctggagaatcccatggacagaggagcttggtagggtatagtccatagggtcgcaaagagtcggacacgactgagcaactaacacaaagaaacaaacagagcTTGAGTTGATAATTAAAGTGAGAACTAGGTTATTTCTTCTAAAACTTTGCTAAACACAATGTCTACAATGGTATgccaattttaaaattactttttccttaaataatctgaaagaatgaaatctaattttaaagaaagcttattgtttctaaaaatgaaatgtttgatttttattttaaggcttctcaaatgaaagatttttgacCAACTTTTAACACAATTTTGGCACCTCTAATagtgataaaatatataatggaatagaTGGGCCTCTATAATGCCTACAAATGTTCCCAAACTGTGTAATTATTATTTGCTTGTTTAGATACACTTTAGAGGCAGAAGTATACTAAGATTAGTGGACTTAAAATCAGAAAGCTAAATTTGGTCTAGACTTTTTTATTGAAAAGATATATAACTGCAAATAAGGCAATAACTACATTAAATTTTATTCTCCCAAACaagcaataaatatatattgacaaTCCATTATGTACAGGACTGGGTGTGcaaaagtaagaaaatccttTGCCAAATGAAGCATAATATGAAGTGTTTACAGATGCAAAATGGGATATACTAAACAGTCAGTATAGAACCTTCCATCTCAGGtgttaaaggagaaataaatattctttctcaGTGAAGgctagagagaaaagaaaatcaaacattGTCTGATTCATGTTTCCAATGGCAACAGGCAGATAAAACATCTTTAATGACACTGTGTCAGTCTAATATTCCCTGATTTCATCATCTATAGAACGGTCTTCTATTTCCAGAGagaaaaacattcaaaatgataatgaaaaaaacCCAGAGATAGTACTTTTCTTCTTACTAGTATTAGTAAgtgggaaaagaggaaaggaaattgTGCAAATagtgaggaaagagagaagacctactctataaaaactgaaaataaattaagagaaGATTCAAATTTTCTTCaacatgatgagaaagaaaaaagaagattgtcaataaaattattctaaacaCAGAAAATTCCTGCCCTGTGACTAAGTGCACAGAAAGATAGTTTCTAATTAAATTTGTCTTCTACTCAGAGTTTTTCTCAGAGCAATTTTCACATCTTTATTTCTCAAGCTGTAGATTAAAGGATTCATCACGGCAACCACATTGGTGTAAAAGAGAGAAGAGATCTTTCTCTCATTCATAGACCCAGCAAAAGATGGTTTgagatacataaatatacatgatCCAAAGAACAGAGAAACAGCAATGATGTGGGAACTGCAGGTATTGAAGGCTTTGGACCTGCCCTCTGTGGAGCGTATTCGGAGGATGTTGGTGAGGATGAGGCCATAAGAGACAATGATGGTGAGATTGGGTACAATGATATTAATACCTGCCACAATGAAAAGTTCTAGCTCATTGACATAGGTACTTGTGCAGGAGAGCTGAAACAGAGGGAGAATATCACAAAAATAATGGTTGATGGTGTTTGCATCACAGAATGTCAGTCTCAGCATGCATCCAGTGTGAGCCATGGCACAAGAAAATGCCACCAAGTAGGAACCAAGAATAAGGCTGGAACACACTTTAGGAGACATAACAACATTATACAAAAGTgggttgcagatggccacatagcgatcaTAGGCCATTG includes the following:
- the LOC136168754 gene encoding olfactory receptor 8B3-like — its product is MTPGNDSFVTEFILLGLTDQPYLQLPLFLLFLVMYVVTVMGNLGLIVLIGLNSHLHTPMYFFLFNLSFIDLCYSSVFTPKMMINFISKKNIISYLGCMTQLYFFCFFCISEIYVLTSMAYDRYVAICNPLLYNVVMSPKVCSSLILGSYLVAFSCAMAHTGCMLRLTFCDANTINHYFCDILPLFQLSCTSTYVNELELFIVAGINIIVPNLTIIVSYGLILTNILRIRSTEGRSKAFNTCSSHIIAVSLFFGSCIFMYLKPSFAGSMNERKISSLFYTNVVAVMNPLIYSLRNKDVKIALRKTLSRRQI